In Suricata suricatta isolate VVHF042 chromosome 14, meerkat_22Aug2017_6uvM2_HiC, whole genome shotgun sequence, one DNA window encodes the following:
- the LHX5 gene encoding LIM/homeobox protein Lhx5 — MMVHCAGCERPILDRFLLNVLDRAWHIKCVQCCECKTNLSEKCFSREGKLYCKNDFFRRFGTKCAGCAQGISPSDLVRKARSKVFHLNCFTCMVCNKQLSTGEELYVIDENKFVCKDDYLSSSSLKEGSLNSVSSCTDRSLSPDLQDPLQDDPKETDNSTSSDKETANNENEEQNSGTKRRGPRTTIKAKQLETLKAAFAATPKPTRHIREQLAQETGLNMRVIQVWFQNRRSKERRMKQLSALGARRHAFFRSPRRMRPLGGRLDESEMLGSTPYTYYGDGVCSYYLRPGRHMGGGGALRAGAAALAAWFTDMISHPDTPSPEPGLPGALHPLPGEVFSGGPSPPFPMSGASGYSGPLSHPNPELNEAAVW; from the exons ATGATGGTGCACTGTGCCGGTTGCGAGCGGCCCATCCTCGACCGCTTTCTCCTGAACGTGCTGGACCGCGCGTGGCACATCAAATGCGTTCAGTGCTGCGAGTGCAAGACCAATCTCTCGGAGAAGTGCTTCTCGCGCGAGGGCAAGCTCTACTGCAAAAATGACTTCTTCAG GCGCTTTGGCACTAAGTGCGCAGGCTGCGCGCAAGGCATCTCGCCCAGCGACCTGGTGCGCAAGGCCCGGAGCAAAGTCTTCCACCTCAACTGCTTCACCTGCATGGTGTGCAACAAGCAGCTGTCCACGGGTGAGGAGCTGTACGTCATCGACGAGAACAAGTTCGTGTGCAAGGATGACTACCTGAGCTCCTCCAGCCTCAAGGAGGGCAGCCTCAACTCAG TGTCCTCCTGTACGGACCGCAGTCTGTCCCCAGACCTCCAGGACCCTCTCCAGGACGACCCCAAGGAGACGGACAATTCGACGTCATCGGACAAGGAGACGGCCAACAACGAGAACGAGGAGCAGAACTCGGGCACTAAGCGGCGCGGCCCGCGCACCACCATCAAAGCCAAGCAGCTGGAGACGCTCAAGGCTGCCTTTGCCGCCACGCCCAAGCCCACGCGCCACATCCGCGAACAGTTGGCGCAGGAGACCGGCCTCAACATGCGCGTCATCCAG GTGTGGTTCCAGAACCGAAGGTCCAAAGAACGCCGGATGAAGCAACTGAGCGCGCTGGGTGCCCGGAGACACGCCTTCTTCCGGAGTCCGAGGCGCATGCGTCCGCTGGGTGGCCGTTTGGACGAGTCCGAGATGTTGGGGTCCACTCCGTACACCTACTATGGAG ACGGCGTTTGTTCCTATTACCTCCGGCCCGGCCGCCATATGGGCGGAGGCGGCGCGCTGCGCGCGGGGGCTGCGGCCCTGGCTGCTTG GTTCACCGACATGATCTCGCACCCGGACACGCCGAGCCCCGAGCCGGGCCTGCCCGGCGCGCTGCACCCCCTGCCCGGCGAGGTGTTCAGCGGCGGGCCCAGCCCTCCGTTCCCCATGAGCGGCGCCAGCGGCTACAGCGGACCCCTGTCGCATCCCAACCCCGAGCTCAACGAGGCCGCCGTGTGGTAA